Within the Echinicola sp. 20G genome, the region TGAGGTTTTTTATAAACTTTTGTAATATTAATGGCTTATAGATAATTTATCCATATTTTTAAGCAGTTATAATTAGTATTACCAAAATTTTTAATAGTAAACATGGAGTGCGCGATTTTGATCATACAGTGCCGGGACCAAAAAGGTATCGTAGCAGCTGTTTCACAGTTTCTTTATTTTCATAATGGGAATGTACAGGAAGTAGACCAATACATCGATAATGAAACGGGTGATTTTTTCATGAGAGCCAAGTGGGAATTGGAGAGTTTTGCCATCCAAAAAGACCAAATAGAGCGAATATTTGCGGAAACGGTAGGCGTGAAATTTGGGATGAATTTCAGTTTGCACTTTACTGAGCCAAAACCTAGAATGGCCATATTTGTTTCCAAACTTTCCCATTGCCTATTTGATATACTTTCACGGTATTACAGTGGACAGTTTGAAGTGGAAATTCCAATGGTGATTTCCAATCACGATAACCTAAGGTCTGTGGTGGAAGCATTTGGGATACCTTATTATTACTTCCCGATCACCAAGGAAAATAAGCTGGAGCAAGAGCAAAAACAGTTGGAGCTCATGAAGGAGCATGGAGTGGACTTTGTGGTATTGGCGAGGTACATGCAAATCTTGAGTCCTGCATTTATTGCCAATTATAAGCACCAAATAATCAATATTCACCATTCATTTCTACCCGCTTTTGTGGGGGCCAAGCCTTATCATGCAGCCCATAAAAGAGGGGTGAAGATCATTGGTGCCACAGGGCATTATGTGACAGAAGAGTTGGATGCGGGACCAATTATAGAGCAGGATATTGCGCGAGTAAAGCATCATAATACAGTGGAAGAGCTAGTACAGATAGGTCAGGATGTGGAAAAAGTGGTGTTGTCAAAAGCCATCAAATACCATTTGGCCAAAAAGGTGATGGTTATGGGCAATAAGACTATAATCTTTAATTAAGAAGCACTTGTCCCGAAGCTTGATACGCTTCTTCGGAACAAGTGCTTTTAGAGAAAGTTAGTTGATCTGTTGAAATTCAACTGTAATATTTCCGTCTCCATCATAGAAAACCATTCTATCCGCAGTAGTGGTGTATTTCTCACTATTTTCCAAAGAGCTCAAATAAGCATTTTGGATTATTTTTCCCTCACAGGCTTGTGTATCTGTATATAGTGTGGAAAATTTTACTTTGTCTTTGTTGTAAACTGCTTTTCCTCTAAACTGGTCACAGGGGGCTTGGCCGCCCACTTCCTGTCCTTCACCAAATTCAAGGGTTAGTTTGGCCAGTTGCTCTTTTGTGGCTGGAGCACCATTTATCGAACGTACTTTCCAGTCATGCTTGCCTATATCCTCCGGCTCACCGCAAGAAAACAGGGAAAGAGAAATCAAGGCCATTCCCATTAATGCATTAAACAATTTCATGATATTTAATTTTTGTGGTTGATAAACTGATTCGCAACAACTGCCTTGCATTAAAATCAACAGTTTCAAGGTTTTGTTGATTTTAATGTATGAAAACAGCCGTTTTGGTATTTATTTAACCACAAATACCATACTTAACTTCCTTGTCATGTCATTTTTTGAAGTTAAATTATTTGACTGGTCAATATTATGGTTGAGAATCAGTAAACAATGCGTCTTGGGATTTCCTGAGGTAGCCGTGTCAATAATTCATAATTGACCTGTTGGGTGGATTCACTAAAGGAAGCTACGGTAATTTCACTGCTTTTTTGCTTACCGATGATGACAACCTCCTCTCCTTTTTTTACCTCCTTGAGGTCGGTGACGTCCACCGTGATGGAGTTCATGGTTACATTGCCTACCACAGAGATCATTTTCCCCTGAATCAATACCTTACCAAGATTGCTGAGCATCCGGCTGAAGCCGTGGCAATAGCCAACCGGAACCATAGCAACTTTCATATGCCGAGGAGCCATGTAGGTGTTTCCATAGCCAATAAAATCACCTATTTCAACCTCTTTGATACTCATGATAACGCTTTTCCAAGTGATCAACCTTTTTAATGGGTTTTTCCTGTTCTCTGCCAATTGCTTGAATTTGCTCATATAGGTTTCCTGACTAGGCCAGAAACCATATTGAGCAATGCCTATTCTGACCATGTCCATAATAGTTTCTGGATAACTCAATGAGGCTGCTGAGCAGGCAGTATGGTAAATGGGAAAATGTACTCCCTTTTGATTGAACCAGTCTTTGAACTCCACATACCTTTTGATTTGATTTTTAACCCGAACATAATTGGCAATACTTTCTGCACCGGCATAATGGGTGCAAAGACCGACTAGCTCAAGGTACTCAGCGTGTTCTTCCAGTATATCCAACAAAAACTCTTTTTCATTCCATTCAAAACCTGTACGATGGAAGCCTGTTTCGACTTCAATATGAATTTTGGCTTTTTTGCCTACTTTTTTGGAAGCTTTGATTGCAGCCATCAAACGGTCAAATTCAAACACATAGAAACTGATGTCTTTTTGAATAATCCATTCTAGGTCCTTGTTGTGAACCATGCCCATGATCATGATGTGGCTGCCTTTACTGATGGAATTATAAACTTTAAAGGCCTCATCCGAACTGAAGGTGCTGAAATGCCTGATTCCGGTTGCTTCGGCAATAGGTACAATGTTTTCAATACCGTGTCCGTAGGCATTGCCTTTCACCACAGAGGAAATCACCGTTTCATTGCCTAGTTGTTTTTGAAGAAATTTAATGTTCCTGCGGTAAGCTGATTTGCTGATTTCCAAATGGGAAGTATGCTGCATGGATATTACGACGTTTCTGTTAAATGTAACTATTGATGGATTTGTTGTATGATGGTTTCAAACATTTTTATACCAGTTGGAATAATGTCATCTGGGAAGTCATAGGTTGGTTCGTGAAGTTGGGGCTGGGATTTTCCTGCTCCCAAACCGAAAAGCATGGTAGAGGTGTGGGCTGAAAAATGTCCAAAATCCTCTGACCATCTAAAAGGATTTCTGATGTGTTTGGTCTTTAGCTTTAATGATTTTGCGGCTTCATTGACGTATTCCCAAGCGGTTTCGTCATTTACGGTGCTGGCAAAGCTTTCTGTGTAATCGATATGACATTGAAGCTTATATTCTTTGGCGATGAGTTGGGAAAGCTGTTCTGCATTGGTAGTGAGCAGAGACATGGTCTCGTCATCATAACTGCGCAAGGTG harbors:
- the purU gene encoding formyltetrahydrofolate deformylase, with amino-acid sequence MECAILIIQCRDQKGIVAAVSQFLYFHNGNVQEVDQYIDNETGDFFMRAKWELESFAIQKDQIERIFAETVGVKFGMNFSLHFTEPKPRMAIFVSKLSHCLFDILSRYYSGQFEVEIPMVISNHDNLRSVVEAFGIPYYYFPITKENKLEQEQKQLELMKEHGVDFVVLARYMQILSPAFIANYKHQIINIHHSFLPAFVGAKPYHAAHKRGVKIIGATGHYVTEELDAGPIIEQDIARVKHHNTVEELVQIGQDVEKVVLSKAIKYHLAKKVMVMGNKTIIFN
- a CDS encoding META domain-containing protein, with translation MKLFNALMGMALISLSLFSCGEPEDIGKHDWKVRSINGAPATKEQLAKLTLEFGEGQEVGGQAPCDQFRGKAVYNKDKVKFSTLYTDTQACEGKIIQNAYLSSLENSEKYTTTADRMVFYDGDGNITVEFQQIN
- the alr gene encoding alanine racemase; amino-acid sequence: MQHTSHLEISKSAYRRNIKFLQKQLGNETVISSVVKGNAYGHGIENIVPIAEATGIRHFSTFSSDEAFKVYNSISKGSHIMIMGMVHNKDLEWIIQKDISFYVFEFDRLMAAIKASKKVGKKAKIHIEVETGFHRTGFEWNEKEFLLDILEEHAEYLELVGLCTHYAGAESIANYVRVKNQIKRYVEFKDWFNQKGVHFPIYHTACSAASLSYPETIMDMVRIGIAQYGFWPSQETYMSKFKQLAENRKNPLKRLITWKSVIMSIKEVEIGDFIGYGNTYMAPRHMKVAMVPVGYCHGFSRMLSNLGKVLIQGKMISVVGNVTMNSITVDVTDLKEVKKGEEVVIIGKQKSSEITVASFSESTQQVNYELLTRLPQEIPRRIVY